Proteins encoded in a region of the Zea mays cultivar B73 chromosome 2, Zm-B73-REFERENCE-NAM-5.0, whole genome shotgun sequence genome:
- the LOC103648213 gene encoding ergosterol biosynthetic protein 28, which produces MSGPSKKQRGMPALGCWLMAVGTFRLAFTWSCFFGSGSLCSATYSEIQVIGVHGRTVAVWTLLSCTLCFLCAFNLTSKPLYAATFLSFVYAFGYLSTECMVYHTMSAASLVPFTFIAVTSMVWMLIQWNSDGHGPRLLHGSTASKQP; this is translated from the exons ATGTCTGGCCCTTCGAAGAAGCAGCGCGGCATGCCGGCACTGGGGTGCTGGCTCATGGCTGTCGGCACCttccgcttggccttcacctggtCGTGCTTCTTCGGCTCCGGGTCGCTCTGCTCAGCCACCTACTCCGAGATACAGG TGATCGGCGTGCATGGGCGCACGGTTGCGGTGTGGACGCTGCTGTCGTGCACCCTCTGCTTCCTGTGCGCCTTCAACCTCACCAGCAAGCCGCTGTACGCGGCCACCTTCCTGTCCTTCGTCTACGCCTTCGGGTACCTGAGCACCGAGTGCATGGTGTACCACACCATGAGTGCAGCTAGTCTCGTCCCGTTCACCTTCATCGCTG TCACATCCATGGTCTGGATGCTGATTCAATGGAACTCGGATGGTCACGGCCCCCGTCTTCTTCATGGGTCTACTGCTTCCAAGCAGCCATGA